A window of Panicum virgatum strain AP13 chromosome 8K, P.virgatum_v5, whole genome shotgun sequence contains these coding sequences:
- the LOC120644041 gene encoding disease resistance protein RPM1-like isoform X2 codes for MAEALLHTVSKIGSILTEEATKAVIAKLSEKVKNLKELPEKVEEIGNEFKAMSNVIKQISTPSLTNELVKDWIGEVRELAHRVEDIMDKYSYYALKLEEENTLKKFFSKAYYVTVFSEIAEEIIQIERKIENVVKRRDRWLQLPQLISNPLADIERKKPQGCFQEVPQDDLVGIEDNRRQLIEWLYSDKQGSTVITVSGMGGLGKTTLVANVYEREKINFTAHAWIVVTKTYDVVELLRKMVRKIEYQEQSELMDMDAHELKAKIKEKLSAGKCLVVLDDVWNREAYTQIADVFQNLQSSSIIITTRQEHVSTLAQPRHQLKLKPLERNDAFNLFCKKAFYNRMECKCPQDLEKLAKNIVDRCQGLPLAIVTIGGMLSSLPTTDYVWNETYKQLRGELANNDHVRAILNLSYHDTPGDLRNCFLYCGLFPEDHLLSRESLVWLWAAEGFAVPKEQSTAEEVAEGYLRELIQRNMLEVVENDELGRVKTCKMHDLVRDLAISIFKDEKFGSANDFSSISNMDKHVRRLSSCGWKDKAAVKVKFSRLRTLVALGITASSPQLLSPIFSESNYLTVLELQDSEITEVPPSIGNLFNLRYIGLRRTTVKSLPESVGKLSNLLTLDIKQTKIVKLPRGIVRLKKLRHLLADRYEDEEQSEFRYFIGMQAPKQLSNLEELQTLETVEANKDLAEQLMQLKQLRSVWIDNIRAADCANLFATLSTMPLLSSLLLSARDENEELCFQALKPESEKLYRLIIRGCWADNTLDCPIFLDHGRNLKFLAISWCRLEEDPLQLLSPYVPNLTYLSLNRVSSAGTLVLAEGSFPKLKTLVLKRMPDVNQLKIRDGALTQIEGLYVVTLPKLDKVPEGIESLHSLRKLCLLNLHQDFRAQWTTDGMQQKMQYVAELHI; via the exons ATGGCGGAGGCCTTACTCCATACTGTTTCAAAGATTGGTTCCATCTTAACGGAGGAAGCCACGAAAGCCGTCATTGCAAAGTTATCTGAGAAAGTTAAGAATCTGAAGGAATTACCAGAGAAAGTTGAGGAAATAGGGAATGAATTTAAGGCAATGAGTAATGTCATAAAACAGATTAGTACACCAAGTCTTACAAACGAGCTTGTTAAGGATTGGATTGGCGAGGTGCGGGAGCTGGCCCACCGTGTTGAGGATATAATGGACAAATATTCGTATTATGCTCTTAAGTTGGAGGAAGAAAATACATTGAAGAAGTTCTTCTCAAAAGCTTATTATGTCACAGTTTTCAGTGAAATCGCTGAGGAGATTATACAGATAGAGAGAAAGATAGAAAATGTTGTGAAGCGGCGTGATCGGTGGCTGCAGCTGCCACAGCTTATTTCTAACCCACTAGCTGATATTGAAAGAAAAAAGCCACAAGGCTGTTTCCAGGAAGTTCCACAAGATGATCTTGTGGGGATTGAAGACAACAGGAGACAGTTGATTGAATGGCTATACTCTGATAAGCAAGGTAGCACAGTGATCACAGTATCTGGTATGGGTGGATTGGGAAAAACCACTCTGGTCGCAAATGTGTATGAGCGTGAGAAGATAAACTTTACCGCCCATGCTTGGATTGTCGTGACCAAGACCTATGATGTAGTTGAATTACTGAGGAAAATGGTTAGGAAGATTGAATACCAAGAACAGTCAGAGCTAATGGATATGGATGCCCATGAGTTGAaagcaaaaataaaagaaaaactatCAGCTGGAAAATGTTTGGTTGTATTAGATGATGTCTGGAATCGAGAAGCATACACTCAGATAGCGGACGTATTCCAGAATCTTCAATCAAGTAGCATTATTATCACAACAAGACAGGAACATGTGTCTactcttgctcaaccaagacATCAACTCAAACTCAAGCCCTTGGAACGCAATGATGCATTTAACCTCTTCTGCAAAAAGGCTTTCTATAACCGCATGGAATGCAAGTGCCCTCAGGACCTTGAAAAGCTGGCTAAGAATATAGTGGATAGGTGTCAAGGCCTCCCACTTGCAATAGTAACCATAGGTGGCATGTTGTCTTCACTGCCAACAACAGATTATGTTTGGAATGAGACTTACAAACAACTTCGTGGTGAGCTGGCGAATAATGATCATGTTCGTGCAATTCTAAATCTGAGCTATCATGACACACCTGGAGATCTTAGGAATTGCTTCTTGTATTGTGGTCTGTTTCCAGAGGATCACCTATTGTCACGTGAAAGCCTTGTGTGGCTGTGGGCAGCAGAAGGTTTTGCAGTGCCAAAAGAACAAAGCACAGCAGAGGAGGTGGCTGAAGGATATCTCAGAGAATTGATTCAAAGAAATATGCTGGAAGTTGTGGAGAACGATGAGCTAGGCAGGGTTAAAACCTGCAAGATGCATGACCTCGTGCGTGACCTGGCAATTTCAATATTCAAAGATGAGAAGTTCGGTTCTGCAAATGACTTTTCAAGCATTTCTAACATGGACAAACATGTTCGTCGCCTGTCATCATGTGGATGGAAAGACAAAGCTGCAGTAAAAGTGAAATTCTCGCGCCTTCGAACCCTTGTGGCTCTTGGAATAACTGCTTCCTCTCCTCAGTTGTTATCCCCAATTTTTTCTGAATCGAACTATCTTACTGTTCTTGAGCTGCAAGATTCTGAAATAACTGAAGTGCCACCGTCCATAGGAAATTTGTTTAATCTGCGGTACATTGGTCTGCGGCGCACCACGGTCAAGTCACTCCCAGAGTCTGTTGGGAAGCTCTCAAACCTCCTCACCCTGGACATCAAGCAAACAAAAATAGTGAAGCTACCTCGAGGCATTGTTAGACTCAAGAAGCTGCGGCACCTTCTGGCTGACCGATATGAAGATGAGGAGCAGTCAGAGTTTCGCTATTTCATTGGAATGCAAGCACCAAAACAGCTATCCAATTTGGAAGAACTTCAGACTCTTGAGACCGTGGAAGCTAACAAGGACTTGGCTGAGCAGCTGATGCAACTTAAGCAACTACGGAGCGTGTGGATTGACAACATAAGAGCTGCGGACTGTGCAAATCTTTTTGCTACACTATCCACGATGCCGCTTCTTTCTAGCTTGCTTCTCTCTGCGAGGGATGAGAACGAGGAACTTTGCTTCCAAGCTCTCAAGCCAGAATCTGAAAAACTCTACAGATTGATAATCAGAGGGTGTTGGGCAGACAATACACTAGACTGCCCGATATTTCTTGACCATGGCAGAAATCTGAAGTTTCTAGCTATAAGCTGGTGTCGACTTGAGGAAGACCCGCTGCAGTTGCTTTCTCCATACGTGCCAAACCTAACCTATCTTAGCCTTAACAGGGTCAGCAGTGCAGGCACATTGGTTCTTGCTGAAGGGTCCTTCCCAAAGTTGAAGACACTTGTCTTGAAGCGCATGCCTGATGTTAACCAACTGAAGATCAGAGATG GCGCCCTCACACAGATTGAAGGTTTATATGTTGTGACACTTCCAAAACTCGACAAGGTCCCTGAAGGTATCGAATCCCTTCACTCTCTGAGGAAGCTGTGCCTCTTGAATTTGCACCAGGACTTCAGAGCTCAGTGGACCACGGACGGAATGCAGCAGAAAATGCAATATGTTGCAGAGCTCCACATCTAG
- the LOC120644041 gene encoding disease resistance protein RPM1-like isoform X3 encodes MAEALLHTVSKIGSILTEEATKAVIAKLSEKVKNLKELPEKVEEIGNEFKAMSNVIKQISTPSLTNELVKDWIGEVRELAHRVEDIMDKYSYYALKLEEENTLKKFFSKAYYVTVFSEIAEEIIQIERKIENVVKRRDRWLQLPQLISNPLADIERKKPQGCFQEVPQDDLVGIEDNRRQLIEWLYSDKQGSTVITVSGMGGLGKTTLVANVYEREKINFTAHAWIVVTKTYDVVELLRKMVRKIEYQEQSELMDMDAHELKAKIKEKLSAGKCLVVLDDVWNREAYTQIADVFQNLQSSSIIITTRQEHVSTLAQPRHQLKLKPLERNDAFNLFCKKAFYNRMECKCPQDLEKLAKNIVDRCQGLPLAIVTIGGMLSSLPTTDYVWNETYKQLRGELANNDHVRAILNLSYHDTPGDLRNCFLYCGLFPEDHLLSRESLVWLWAAEGFAVPKEQSTAEEVAEGYLRELIQRNMLEVVENDELGRVKTCKMHDLVRDLAISIFKDEKFGSANDFSSISNMDKHVRRLSSCGWKDKAAVKVKFSRLRTLVALGITASSPQLLSPIFSESNYLTVLELQDSEITEVPPSIGNLFNLRYIGLRRTTVKSLPESVGKLSNLLTLDIKQTKIVKLPRGIVRLKKLRHLLADRYEDEEQSEFRYFIGMQAPKQLSNLEELQTLETVEANKDLAEQLMQLKQLRSVWIDNIRAADCANLFATLSTMPLLSSLLLSARDENEELCFQALKPESEKLYRLIIRGCWADNTLDCPIFLDHGRNLKFLAISWCRLEEDPLQLLSPYVPNLTYLSLNRVSSAGTLVLAEGSFPKLKTLVLKRMSDVNQLKIRDGALTQIEGLYVVTLPKLDKVPEGIESLHSLRKLCLLNLHQDFRAQWTTDGMQQKMQYVAELHI; translated from the exons ATGGCGGAGGCCTTACTCCATACTGTTTCAAAGATTGGTTCCATCTTAACGGAGGAAGCCACGAAAGCCGTCATTGCAAAGTTATCTGAGAAAGTTAAGAATCTGAAGGAATTACCAGAGAAAGTTGAGGAAATAGGGAATGAATTTAAGGCAATGAGTAATGTCATAAAACAGATTAGTACACCAAGTCTTACAAACGAGCTTGTTAAGGATTGGATTGGCGAGGTGCGGGAGCTGGCCCACCGTGTTGAGGATATAATGGACAAATATTCGTATTATGCTCTTAAGTTGGAGGAAGAAAATACATTGAAGAAGTTCTTCTCAAAAGCTTATTATGTCACAGTTTTCAGTGAAATCGCTGAGGAGATTATACAGATAGAGAGAAAGATAGAAAATGTTGTGAAGCGGCGTGATCGGTGGCTGCAGCTGCCACAGCTTATTTCTAACCCACTAGCTGATATTGAAAGAAAAAAGCCACAAGGCTGTTTCCAGGAAGTTCCACAAGATGATCTTGTGGGGATTGAAGACAACAGGAGACAGTTGATTGAATGGCTATACTCTGATAAGCAAGGTAGCACAGTGATCACAGTATCTGGTATGGGTGGATTGGGAAAAACCACTCTGGTCGCAAATGTGTATGAGCGTGAGAAGATAAACTTTACCGCCCATGCTTGGATTGTCGTGACCAAGACCTATGATGTAGTTGAATTACTGAGGAAAATGGTTAGGAAGATTGAATACCAAGAACAGTCAGAGCTAATGGATATGGATGCCCATGAGTTGAaagcaaaaataaaagaaaaactatCAGCTGGAAAATGTTTGGTTGTATTAGATGATGTCTGGAATCGAGAAGCATACACTCAGATAGCGGACGTATTCCAGAATCTTCAATCAAGTAGCATTATTATCACAACAAGACAGGAACATGTGTCTactcttgctcaaccaagacATCAACTCAAACTCAAGCCCTTGGAACGCAATGATGCATTTAACCTCTTCTGCAAAAAGGCTTTCTATAACCGCATGGAATGCAAGTGCCCTCAGGACCTTGAAAAGCTGGCTAAGAATATAGTGGATAGGTGTCAAGGCCTCCCACTTGCAATAGTAACCATAGGTGGCATGTTGTCTTCACTGCCAACAACAGATTATGTTTGGAATGAGACTTACAAACAACTTCGTGGTGAGCTGGCGAATAATGATCATGTTCGTGCAATTCTAAATCTGAGCTATCATGACACACCTGGAGATCTTAGGAATTGCTTCTTGTATTGTGGTCTGTTTCCAGAGGATCACCTATTGTCACGTGAAAGCCTTGTGTGGCTGTGGGCAGCAGAAGGTTTTGCAGTGCCAAAAGAACAAAGCACAGCAGAGGAGGTGGCTGAAGGATATCTCAGAGAATTGATTCAAAGAAATATGCTGGAAGTTGTGGAGAACGATGAGCTAGGCAGGGTTAAAACCTGCAAGATGCATGACCTCGTGCGTGACCTGGCAATTTCAATATTCAAAGATGAGAAGTTCGGTTCTGCAAATGACTTTTCAAGCATTTCTAACATGGACAAACATGTTCGTCGCCTGTCATCATGTGGATGGAAAGACAAAGCTGCAGTAAAAGTGAAATTCTCGCGCCTTCGAACCCTTGTGGCTCTTGGAATAACTGCTTCCTCTCCTCAGTTGTTATCCCCAATTTTTTCTGAATCGAACTATCTTACTGTTCTTGAGCTGCAAGATTCTGAAATAACTGAAGTGCCACCGTCCATAGGAAATTTGTTTAATCTGCGGTACATTGGTCTGCGGCGCACCACGGTCAAGTCACTCCCAGAGTCTGTTGGGAAGCTCTCAAACCTCCTCACCCTGGACATCAAGCAAACAAAAATAGTGAAGCTACCTCGAGGCATTGTTAGACTCAAGAAGCTGCGGCACCTTCTGGCTGACCGATATGAAGATGAGGAGCAGTCAGAGTTTCGCTATTTCATTGGAATGCAAGCACCAAAACAGCTATCCAATTTGGAAGAACTTCAGACTCTTGAGACCGTGGAAGCTAACAAGGACTTGGCTGAGCAGCTGATGCAACTTAAGCAACTACGGAGCGTGTGGATTGACAACATAAGAGCTGCGGACTGTGCAAATCTTTTTGCTACACTATCCACGATGCCGCTTCTTTCTAGCTTGCTTCTCTCTGCGAGGGATGAGAACGAGGAACTTTGCTTCCAAGCTCTCAAGCCAGAATCTGAAAAACTCTACAGATTGATAATCAGAGGGTGTTGGGCAGACAATACACTAGACTGCCCGATATTTCTTGACCATGGCAGAAATCTGAAGTTTCTAGCTATAAGCTGGTGTCGACTTGAGGAAGACCCGCTGCAGTTGCTTTCTCCATACGTGCCAAACCTAACCTATCTTAGCCTTAACAGGGTCAGCAGTGCAGGCACATTGGTTCTTGCTGAAGG GTCCTTCCCAAAGTTGAAGACACTTGTCTTGAAGCGCATGTCTGATGTTAACCAACTGAAGATCAGAGATGGCGCCCTCACACAGATTGAAGGTTTATATGTTGTGACACTTCCAAAACTCGACAAGGTCCCTGAAGGTATCGAATCCCTTCACTCTCTGAGGAAGCTGTGCCTCTTGAATTTGCACCAGGACTTCAGAGCTCAGTGGACCACGGACGGAATGCAGCAGAAAATGCAATATGTTGCAGAGCTCCACATCTAG
- the LOC120644040 gene encoding disease resistance protein RGA5-like → MAEVMASAATSVMGSVISKLTAMLGEKYQLARDAEEGIRFLREELSTMDAVLQELAEKDDDQIDRRAKDWRSKVRELSLDIEDCIDRFRLNHSHGGSKANFVRKAVRKVKILLQDWGLAKGIQKLKSLVVEQSERAKRYDIHKCLGATPPPVPLDPRAYALFQEAIDLVGIDGPRKEIIELLKCEEMQHKVVSIYGTAGQGKTTLAMEVYRKITEPFDCQAFASVSQTPDIKKLLRDVLSQISNKKFDGESQWWEEQQLIRNMRDYLIDKRYLILIDDVWSVAAWELIQSALPRNDNGSRVITTTRSKTVAKSCSTGIAEQMYEAKPLGDDDSQRLFFKRLFCSPEDCPQDLMKVSSDILKKCGGLPLAIISIAGLLANRRQTVEVWVNTLKSISAAVDKDSHIDKMKRIWLLSYFDLPPHLKSCLLYLSVFPEDYLIDCRQLILLWVAEALIPGQDRESMEELATSYLNDLINRSLVQPVKVGADGTTVKTCRVHDVILEFIVSKAVEDNFVTIWNRNGFSDNYSSNKIRRLSIQEDISGQAEEMLKTIKNAAHIRSISIFGDNNSVLGKHASEFLSSQVLRVLNIRGGGLREFYLGHVKRISQMKYCRITGRPHELPEDIEKLQHLETLDISNTRIRKLLASIIQLQRLVRLRVDWKGQLPDGIGNLQALEELSTIDLGFQSVKLIQGLGDLINLKVLEIFWRTVTVVRDVEGHKKACISSLTKLFTRLRQLSVREWPEATFPLMSLCVGTPPPLQRLSLSNWNKSSAVPHQISSLLNLTRLYIGLHCEVSKEGINILASLPILLSLTVFLDDKEGDSDIFHPRHAINSQGFQRLVKFTFRCWSEAVLEFESGAMPKLQMLSLLTAMLLIQVWGLWASDMLLSLLTATLLLLTRWILWRMTSQVQQASIITVP, encoded by the exons ATGGCTGAAGTGATGGCGAGCGCCGCCACGAGCGTGATGGGCTCCGTCATCAGCAAGCTGACCGCCATGCTCGGCGAGAAGTACCAGCTCGCCCGAGACGCTGAAGAAGGGATCCGCTTCCTGAGAGAGGAGCTGAGCACCATGGACGCCGTGCTGCAAGAGCTCGCGGAGAAGGACGACGACCAGATCGATCGGCGGGCCAAAGACTGGCGGAGCAAGGTGCGTGAGCTATCCCTCGACATCGAGGATTGCATCGACCGTTTCAGGCTCAATCACAGCCATGGAGGTTCCAAGGCAAACTTCGTGCGCAAGGCCGTGCGGAAGGTGAAGATCTTGTTGCAGGACTGGGGATTAGCAAAGGGGATTCAGAAACTCAAGAGCCTCGTCGTCGAGCAGAGCGAGCGGGCCAAACGCTACGACATCCACAAGTGCCTCGGCGCAACACCTCCGCCCGTGCCCTTAGATCCTCGAGCATATGCTCTGTTTCAGGAGGCGATAGATCTCGTGGGGATCGATGGTCCTCGCAAGGAGATCATTGAGTTGTTGAAATGTGAAGAGATGCAGCACAAGGTGGTGTCCATCTATGGAACCGCTGGGCAGGGGAAGACCACTCTAGCCATGGAGGTGTACCGCAAAATTACTGAACCATTTGATTGCCAGGCTTTCGCATCTGTATCTCAAACTCCAGATATTAAGAAGCTCCTTAGAGATGTATTATCTCAAATAAGCAACAAGAAGTTTGACGGGGAGTCGCAATGGTGGGAGGAACAGCAGCTCATCCGCAATATGAGAGACTACTTAATTGATAAGAG GTACCTCATCTTGATTGATGATGTCTGGAGTGTAGCAGCATGGGAGCTTATACAGTCCGCCTTACCTCGCAATGATAATGGAAGCAGAGTAATTACTACAACACGCAGCAAAACAGTAGCCAAATCATGTAGTACTGGTATTGCTGAACAAATGTACGAAGCAAAGCCACTTGGAGATGACGACTCTCAGAGATTATTCTTTAAAAGACTCTTTTGCTCCCCTGAAGATTGTCCCCAAGATTTGATGAAAGTATCCAGTGATATTCTGAAGAAATGTGGTGGCTTACCACTAGCCATAATCAGTATAGCTGGTTTATTAGCAAACAGAAGGCAAACGGTAGAAGTCTGGGTCAATACATTGAAGTCCATTTCTGCTGCAGTTGACAAAGATTCTCACATTGATAAGATGAAAAGAATTTGGCTGCTTAGTTACTTTGACCTTCCTCCCCATCTAAAGAGCTGTTTGTTATATCTGAGTGTGTTTCCAGAGGATTATTTGATTGATTGCAGACAGTTGATATTGTTATGGGTAGCCGAAGCTCTGATTCCTGGACAAGACAGGGAAAGTATGGAGGAGCTTGCGACAAGTTACTTGAATGATCTGATCAATAGAAGTTTGGTTCAGCCAGTCAAGGTTGGAGCAGATGGTACAACAGTGAAAACTTGCAGAGTTCATGATGTCATACTTGAGTTTATTGTATCAAAGGCTGTCGAGGACAATTTTGTTACAATATGGAATCGTAATGGGTTTTCTGACAATTATTCTTCCAACAAGATTCGTCGTTTGTCCATCCAGGAAGACATTTCTGGCCAGGCTGAAGAGATGTTGAAGACAATAAAAAATGCAGCTCATATTCGATCAATTAGCATTTTTGGCGATAATAATTCGGTGCTGGGTAAGCACGCCTCTGAGTTTTTAAGTAGCCAAGTCTTGCGAGTGCTGAATATAAGAGGTGGTGGGCTTAGAGAATTCTATCTTGGACATGTCAAAAGAATCAGTCAAATGAAGTACTGCCGGATAACCGGTAGACCCCATGAGCTCCCAGAAGATATAGAAAAGCTGCAACATCTAGAGACACTAGATATTAGTAACACTCGCATTAGAAAACTACTGGCTAGTATTATCCAATTGCAGAGGTTAGTGCGTCTTCGTGTTGATTGGAAGGGGCAACTACCCGATGGCATTGGAAATCTGCAGGCACTGGAAGAGCTGTCAACGATCGATTTGGGTTTTCAATCTGTAAAGCTTATCCAAGGACTCGGCGATCTGATCAATTTGAAGGTACTTGAAATTTTCTGGCGGACCGTCACTGTAGTACGTGATGTGGAAGGCCACAAGAAAGCATGTATCTCATCGCTCACCAAGCTATTCACGAGACTTCGACAATTATCTGTGCGGGAGTGGCCTGAAGCCACGTTTCCATTAATGTCACTATGTGTCGGTACTCCACCACCACTTCAGAGGCTTTCCCTTTCTAACTGGAATAAATCAAGTGCCGTGCCCCATCAAATCAGCTCGCTACTCAACCTGACCCGCCTCTACATTGGACTTCATTGTGAAGTAAGCAAGGAAGGAATAAATATCCTAGCAAGTTTACCCATCCTACTCTCTCTTACTGTTTTCTTGGATGACAAAGAGGGAGATTCGGACATCTTCCACCCAAGGCATGCAATCAATAGTCAAGGTTTCCAACGCTTGGTCAAGTTCACATTCCGCTGTTGGTCTGAGGCAGTGTTAGAATTTGAGTCGGGAGCCATGCCAAAGCTCCAAATGCTCTCACTATTAACTGCGATGCTGCTAATTCAAGTATGGGGATTGTGGGCCTCAGACATGTTGCTCTCACTATTAACTGCGACGCTGCTACTGCTAACGAGGTGGATTCTTTGGAGGATGACATCACAGGTGCAGCAGGCGTCCATCATAACCGTCCCATAG
- the LOC120644041 gene encoding disease resistance protein RPM1-like isoform X1, whose amino-acid sequence MAEALLHTVSKIGSILTEEATKAVIAKLSEKVKNLKELPEKVEEIGNEFKAMSNVIKQISTPSLTNELVKDWIGEVRELAHRVEDIMDKYSYYALKLEEENTLKKFFSKAYYVTVFSEIAEEIIQIERKIENVVKRRDRWLQLPQLISNPLADIERKKPQGCFQEVPQDDLVGIEDNRRQLIEWLYSDKQGSTVITVSGMGGLGKTTLVANVYEREKINFTAHAWIVVTKTYDVVELLRKMVRKIEYQEQSELMDMDAHELKAKIKEKLSAGKCLVVLDDVWNREAYTQIADVFQNLQSSSIIITTRQEHVSTLAQPRHQLKLKPLERNDAFNLFCKKAFYNRMECKCPQDLEKLAKNIVDRCQGLPLAIVTIGGMLSSLPTTDYVWNETYKQLRGELANNDHVRAILNLSYHDTPGDLRNCFLYCGLFPEDHLLSRESLVWLWAAEGFAVPKEQSTAEEVAEGYLRELIQRNMLEVVENDELGRVKTCKMHDLVRDLAISIFKDEKFGSANDFSSISNMDKHVRRLSSCGWKDKAAVKVKFSRLRTLVALGITASSPQLLSPIFSESNYLTVLELQDSEITEVPPSIGNLFNLRYIGLRRTTVKSLPESVGKLSNLLTLDIKQTKIVKLPRGIVRLKKLRHLLADRYEDEEQSEFRYFIGMQAPKQLSNLEELQTLETVEANKDLAEQLMQLKQLRSVWIDNIRAADCANLFATLSTMPLLSSLLLSARDENEELCFQALKPESEKLYRLIIRGCWADNTLDCPIFLDHGRNLKFLAISWCRLEEDPLQLLSPYVPNLTYLSLNRVSSAGTLVLAEGSFPKLKTLVLKRMPDVNQLKIRDGALTQIEGLYVVTLPKLDKVPEGIESLHSLRKLCLLNLHQDFRAQWTTDGMQQKMQYVAELHI is encoded by the coding sequence ATGGCGGAGGCCTTACTCCATACTGTTTCAAAGATTGGTTCCATCTTAACGGAGGAAGCCACGAAAGCCGTCATTGCAAAGTTATCTGAGAAAGTTAAGAATCTGAAGGAATTACCAGAGAAAGTTGAGGAAATAGGGAATGAATTTAAGGCAATGAGTAATGTCATAAAACAGATTAGTACACCAAGTCTTACAAACGAGCTTGTTAAGGATTGGATTGGCGAGGTGCGGGAGCTGGCCCACCGTGTTGAGGATATAATGGACAAATATTCGTATTATGCTCTTAAGTTGGAGGAAGAAAATACATTGAAGAAGTTCTTCTCAAAAGCTTATTATGTCACAGTTTTCAGTGAAATCGCTGAGGAGATTATACAGATAGAGAGAAAGATAGAAAATGTTGTGAAGCGGCGTGATCGGTGGCTGCAGCTGCCACAGCTTATTTCTAACCCACTAGCTGATATTGAAAGAAAAAAGCCACAAGGCTGTTTCCAGGAAGTTCCACAAGATGATCTTGTGGGGATTGAAGACAACAGGAGACAGTTGATTGAATGGCTATACTCTGATAAGCAAGGTAGCACAGTGATCACAGTATCTGGTATGGGTGGATTGGGAAAAACCACTCTGGTCGCAAATGTGTATGAGCGTGAGAAGATAAACTTTACCGCCCATGCTTGGATTGTCGTGACCAAGACCTATGATGTAGTTGAATTACTGAGGAAAATGGTTAGGAAGATTGAATACCAAGAACAGTCAGAGCTAATGGATATGGATGCCCATGAGTTGAaagcaaaaataaaagaaaaactatCAGCTGGAAAATGTTTGGTTGTATTAGATGATGTCTGGAATCGAGAAGCATACACTCAGATAGCGGACGTATTCCAGAATCTTCAATCAAGTAGCATTATTATCACAACAAGACAGGAACATGTGTCTactcttgctcaaccaagacATCAACTCAAACTCAAGCCCTTGGAACGCAATGATGCATTTAACCTCTTCTGCAAAAAGGCTTTCTATAACCGCATGGAATGCAAGTGCCCTCAGGACCTTGAAAAGCTGGCTAAGAATATAGTGGATAGGTGTCAAGGCCTCCCACTTGCAATAGTAACCATAGGTGGCATGTTGTCTTCACTGCCAACAACAGATTATGTTTGGAATGAGACTTACAAACAACTTCGTGGTGAGCTGGCGAATAATGATCATGTTCGTGCAATTCTAAATCTGAGCTATCATGACACACCTGGAGATCTTAGGAATTGCTTCTTGTATTGTGGTCTGTTTCCAGAGGATCACCTATTGTCACGTGAAAGCCTTGTGTGGCTGTGGGCAGCAGAAGGTTTTGCAGTGCCAAAAGAACAAAGCACAGCAGAGGAGGTGGCTGAAGGATATCTCAGAGAATTGATTCAAAGAAATATGCTGGAAGTTGTGGAGAACGATGAGCTAGGCAGGGTTAAAACCTGCAAGATGCATGACCTCGTGCGTGACCTGGCAATTTCAATATTCAAAGATGAGAAGTTCGGTTCTGCAAATGACTTTTCAAGCATTTCTAACATGGACAAACATGTTCGTCGCCTGTCATCATGTGGATGGAAAGACAAAGCTGCAGTAAAAGTGAAATTCTCGCGCCTTCGAACCCTTGTGGCTCTTGGAATAACTGCTTCCTCTCCTCAGTTGTTATCCCCAATTTTTTCTGAATCGAACTATCTTACTGTTCTTGAGCTGCAAGATTCTGAAATAACTGAAGTGCCACCGTCCATAGGAAATTTGTTTAATCTGCGGTACATTGGTCTGCGGCGCACCACGGTCAAGTCACTCCCAGAGTCTGTTGGGAAGCTCTCAAACCTCCTCACCCTGGACATCAAGCAAACAAAAATAGTGAAGCTACCTCGAGGCATTGTTAGACTCAAGAAGCTGCGGCACCTTCTGGCTGACCGATATGAAGATGAGGAGCAGTCAGAGTTTCGCTATTTCATTGGAATGCAAGCACCAAAACAGCTATCCAATTTGGAAGAACTTCAGACTCTTGAGACCGTGGAAGCTAACAAGGACTTGGCTGAGCAGCTGATGCAACTTAAGCAACTACGGAGCGTGTGGATTGACAACATAAGAGCTGCGGACTGTGCAAATCTTTTTGCTACACTATCCACGATGCCGCTTCTTTCTAGCTTGCTTCTCTCTGCGAGGGATGAGAACGAGGAACTTTGCTTCCAAGCTCTCAAGCCAGAATCTGAAAAACTCTACAGATTGATAATCAGAGGGTGTTGGGCAGACAATACACTAGACTGCCCGATATTTCTTGACCATGGCAGAAATCTGAAGTTTCTAGCTATAAGCTGGTGTCGACTTGAGGAAGACCCGCTGCAGTTGCTTTCTCCATACGTGCCAAACCTAACCTATCTTAGCCTTAACAGGGTCAGCAGTGCAGGCACATTGGTTCTTGCTGAAGGGTCCTTCCCAAAGTTGAAGACACTTGTCTTGAAGCGCATGCCTGATGTTAACCAACTGAAGATCAGAGATGGTGCCCTCACACAGATTGAAGGTTTATATGTTGTGACACTTCCAAAACTCGACAAGGTCCCTGAAGGTATCGAATCCCTTCACTCTCTGAGGAAGCTGTGCCTCTTGAATTTGCACCAGGACTTCAGAGCTCAGTGGACTACGGACGGAATGCAGCAGAAAATGCAATATGTTGCAGAGCTCCACATCTAG